In Persicimonas caeni, a single window of DNA contains:
- a CDS encoding J domain-containing protein, which translates to MQQILIACGDVDLLRKIVSDLPEGKFKPIATKTGAGIAQKIAGRNVPVAIVHEELADGTAAQLCGQLRQQADGPNILWLSSDTPPAEGPFDRALKYPVPGPVFRNALGQLVDTSAGAQDLEKWRLFYRELNARLEPIEQQSYFQILGIPKDAPHHRLVKAYDLLSQRYHPDRYRQYRHEKWGKAIHEKATKLYKAMTEAYQVLADRKLRAAYEDAIKRGELRLSAEDQAGKDTGPKSLVDIGETAASKKFLKLAQSDIAGQNLTSALQNLKFAKSMEPNNTAIADKIAEIEQKLGG; encoded by the coding sequence ATGCAACAAATCCTCATCGCCTGCGGGGACGTCGACCTCCTGCGCAAGATTGTCTCGGACCTGCCCGAGGGCAAGTTCAAACCGATTGCGACCAAGACAGGCGCCGGCATCGCCCAAAAAATTGCCGGGCGCAACGTGCCTGTGGCCATCGTCCACGAAGAGCTGGCCGACGGCACCGCCGCCCAGTTGTGCGGCCAGCTTCGCCAACAGGCGGACGGGCCCAATATCTTGTGGCTGTCGAGCGACACGCCCCCGGCCGAAGGCCCCTTCGATCGCGCCCTGAAATATCCGGTGCCCGGGCCGGTCTTCCGCAACGCGCTCGGCCAACTGGTCGACACCTCGGCGGGCGCCCAAGACCTGGAAAAGTGGCGCCTCTTCTACCGCGAGCTCAACGCGCGCCTCGAGCCTATCGAGCAGCAGAGCTACTTCCAGATTCTGGGCATCCCCAAGGACGCGCCGCACCACCGGTTGGTCAAGGCGTACGACCTGCTCAGCCAGCGCTACCACCCGGACCGCTACCGCCAATATCGCCACGAGAAGTGGGGCAAGGCGATCCACGAAAAGGCGACAAAGCTTTACAAGGCGATGACCGAAGCGTATCAGGTCTTGGCCGACCGCAAGCTGCGCGCGGCCTACGAGGACGCCATCAAACGCGGCGAGCTTCGCCTGAGCGCCGAGGATCAAGCCGGCAAAGACACCGGCCCCAAATCGCTGGTCGACATCGGCGAGACGGCGGCCTCCAAGAAGTTTTTGAAGCTCGCCCAGAGCGACATCGCCGGCCAAAATTTGACCAGCGCGCTCCAGAATCTCAAATTTGCTAAGAGCATGGAGCCGAATAACACGGCCATTGCAGACAAGATCGCCGAAATCGAACAGAAGCTAGGCGGCTAG
- a CDS encoding O-acetyl-ADP-ribose deacetylase gives MHVEVNGTTLRLVQGDITNQRVDAVVNAANSSLMGGGGVDGAIHRKGGPEILEACKKVREEMGGAKLPTGEAVTTTAGNMPVEKVIHTVGPVWKGGDAGEYELLANAYRHSLEQAAEHGLKTVAFPSISTGAYGFPIEEAAEVAIETIREFLENHPDTFDEVRMVLFSVDDLQEYERALM, from the coding sequence ATGCACGTCGAAGTCAACGGTACGACGCTCCGGCTCGTCCAGGGCGACATCACCAACCAGCGCGTCGACGCGGTGGTCAACGCGGCCAACTCGTCGTTGATGGGCGGCGGCGGGGTCGACGGAGCGATTCATCGAAAGGGCGGTCCGGAGATTCTCGAGGCGTGCAAGAAGGTGCGCGAGGAGATGGGCGGCGCGAAGCTTCCGACCGGCGAGGCGGTCACGACGACCGCCGGCAACATGCCAGTCGAGAAGGTCATTCACACCGTCGGGCCGGTCTGGAAGGGAGGCGATGCAGGCGAGTACGAGTTGCTCGCCAATGCCTACCGCCACAGCCTCGAGCAGGCCGCCGAGCACGGGCTGAAGACGGTGGCGTTCCCGTCGATCTCGACGGGCGCCTACGGCTTTCCCATCGAAGAGGCGGCCGAGGTGGCCATCGAGACGATTCGCGAGTTTTTGGAGAACCACCCCGACACCTTCGACGAGGTGCGGATGGTGTTGTTCTCGGTCGACGACCTTCAGGAGTACGAAAGGGCGTTGATGTAA
- a CDS encoding heavy metal translocating P-type ATPase, whose amino-acid sequence MTTLQFNVEGMTCGKCSSRAENAILELGDFPRVEVDHETNSATVDLGDDSGQDHEALAAAITAALTEIGYPAERSNEEHAESAPPDNDDEAQPTTLTFDVEGMTCGKCSSRVENAILELGDFRRVEVDHDQDRAVVELDAADDLDVDALAAKIAEAVGDVGYPAKLKIGATDSADPVPDSADPVPDSADPVPDSADQVPDSADPVPDSADPVPDSADPVPDSADPVPDSVAEKATADDGAEVRFDVGGMTCASCVASVEHALEDVEGVAGVRVNFATERASVRLGKDRADDSDIERLKKAIEGVGYEVRDVEAPTADASAVAQAPAPAEQQRSRMSERREEEAREWKQRWVTGLVLTVPILFMQMGPMWFDFMLSGTAEAWRLGLLGYLTTIVFAYVGKPYLEGAWKNLKHFRANMDTLIAMGSSVAWGFSMVVAVAALFGTTIAEGEVYFDGAAMILTLISVGKWLEARAKGKAGAAIEALLDLAASTARVRRGSEWVEVPVAQLQHGDEMLVKPGEKIPTDGVVAEGRADVDESMLTGESVPVTREEGDEVIGSTINTDGRLVVRATRVGGETALAQIIELVERAQESKADIQRLADRVSSVFVPVIIVIAIITFAAWLIWGASLATAVLPAVAVLIVACPCALGLATPTAIMVGTGKGANMGILIRDAQALEQARDLNAVVFDKTGTLTTGQMGVTDVRSRIMEEEFLRLGASLEAPSEHPIAEAIVRHAEEAGIELEEVDEFRSVAGDGVEAVIGGRELRIGKPSWILGDDEAKHTDEILSMQKDGKTVVALAEGDQLLGLFGVRDEIKEESKKTVAWLEKRDVEVWMITGDNEATAAAVAKEIGIAPEHVKAGVRPEDKADAVKELQQGGKRIVGMVGDGINDAPALAQADLGIAIGTGTDVAIESSDITLVSGDIKGVRRAVELSRSTYSKIKQNLFWAFVYNTLLVPVAAFGFLIPAMAAGAMALSSVSVVSNSLLLKRRKIA is encoded by the coding sequence ATGACAACATTGCAGTTCAACGTGGAGGGGATGACGTGCGGCAAGTGCAGCTCACGCGCCGAGAACGCCATCCTCGAGTTGGGTGATTTTCCTCGCGTCGAAGTCGACCACGAGACCAACAGCGCCACTGTGGACCTCGGGGACGACTCCGGCCAAGACCACGAGGCGTTGGCCGCAGCCATCACTGCCGCGTTGACCGAAATCGGCTATCCCGCCGAGCGTTCCAACGAGGAACACGCCGAAAGTGCTCCCCCCGATAACGACGACGAGGCCCAGCCGACCACGCTGACCTTCGACGTCGAAGGCATGACCTGCGGCAAGTGCAGCTCGCGAGTCGAAAACGCCATCCTCGAATTGGGCGATTTTCGCCGCGTGGAGGTCGACCACGACCAAGATCGCGCCGTGGTCGAGCTCGACGCCGCTGATGACCTCGACGTCGACGCGCTGGCGGCGAAGATCGCCGAGGCGGTCGGGGATGTGGGATATCCCGCAAAACTGAAAATTGGGGCGACGGATTCCGCAGACCCGGTGCCGGATTCCGCAGACCCGGTGCCGGATTCCGCAGACCCGGTGCCGGATTCCGCAGACCAGGTGCCGGATTCCGCAGACCCGGTGCCGGATTCCGCAGACCCGGTGCCGGATTCCGCAGACCCGGTGCCGGATTCCGCAGACCCGGTGCCGGATTCGGTTGCCGAAAAAGCTACCGCCGACGACGGCGCCGAAGTGCGCTTTGACGTGGGTGGGATGACCTGTGCGTCGTGCGTGGCGAGCGTCGAACACGCTCTCGAGGATGTCGAGGGTGTGGCTGGCGTACGCGTGAACTTTGCCACCGAGCGGGCCTCCGTCCGGCTCGGCAAAGACCGCGCCGACGACTCCGACATCGAGCGACTCAAAAAGGCGATTGAAGGCGTCGGCTACGAAGTACGCGACGTCGAGGCGCCCACCGCCGATGCGAGCGCGGTCGCCCAGGCCCCCGCCCCGGCCGAGCAGCAGCGCAGCCGCATGAGCGAGCGCCGCGAAGAAGAGGCGCGCGAGTGGAAGCAACGCTGGGTCACCGGCCTGGTGCTCACCGTGCCCATCCTGTTCATGCAAATGGGCCCGATGTGGTTCGACTTCATGCTGTCGGGCACCGCAGAGGCGTGGCGCCTAGGCCTGCTCGGCTACCTGACCACCATCGTCTTCGCCTACGTCGGCAAGCCCTACCTCGAGGGCGCGTGGAAGAACCTCAAGCATTTCCGCGCCAACATGGACACCCTCATCGCCATGGGTTCGTCGGTCGCCTGGGGCTTCTCGATGGTCGTGGCCGTCGCGGCGCTCTTTGGCACCACCATCGCCGAGGGCGAAGTCTACTTCGACGGCGCGGCGATGATCCTGACGCTCATCTCGGTCGGAAAATGGCTCGAAGCGCGCGCCAAGGGTAAGGCCGGCGCCGCCATCGAGGCGCTCCTCGACCTGGCCGCATCGACCGCACGGGTGCGACGAGGCAGCGAATGGGTCGAAGTCCCCGTCGCCCAGCTCCAACACGGCGACGAGATGCTCGTCAAACCGGGCGAGAAGATCCCCACCGACGGCGTCGTGGCCGAAGGACGCGCCGACGTCGACGAGTCGATGCTCACCGGCGAATCGGTGCCCGTGACCCGCGAAGAAGGCGACGAGGTCATCGGCTCGACCATCAACACCGACGGCCGCCTCGTCGTGCGCGCCACGCGCGTCGGCGGCGAGACCGCCCTGGCTCAGATCATCGAGCTCGTCGAGCGCGCCCAGGAGTCGAAGGCCGACATCCAGCGCCTCGCCGACCGCGTCTCCTCGGTGTTCGTACCCGTGATCATCGTCATCGCGATCATCACCTTCGCCGCCTGGCTCATCTGGGGCGCGAGCCTCGCCACCGCCGTGCTCCCGGCGGTCGCCGTGCTCATCGTCGCCTGCCCCTGCGCGCTCGGCCTGGCCACGCCCACCGCCATCATGGTCGGCACCGGCAAGGGCGCCAATATGGGCATCCTCATCCGCGACGCCCAGGCCCTCGAGCAAGCGCGCGACCTGAACGCGGTGGTCTTCGACAAGACCGGCACCCTGACCACAGGCCAGATGGGGGTCACCGACGTACGCTCGCGCATCATGGAAGAGGAGTTCCTGCGCCTTGGAGCCTCCCTCGAGGCCCCCAGCGAGCACCCCATCGCCGAGGCGATCGTGCGCCACGCCGAAGAGGCCGGCATCGAGCTCGAAGAAGTCGACGAGTTCCGCTCGGTCGCCGGCGACGGCGTCGAGGCGGTCATCGGCGGCCGCGAGCTTCGCATCGGCAAGCCCTCCTGGATTCTGGGCGACGACGAGGCCAAGCACACCGACGAAATCCTCTCCATGCAGAAGGACGGCAAGACCGTCGTGGCATTGGCCGAGGGCGACCAGCTCCTGGGGCTCTTCGGCGTGCGCGACGAAATCAAGGAGGAGTCGAAGAAGACGGTCGCCTGGCTCGAGAAACGCGACGTCGAAGTCTGGATGATCACCGGCGACAACGAGGCCACCGCGGCCGCCGTCGCCAAAGAGATCGGCATCGCCCCCGAGCACGTCAAAGCCGGCGTTCGCCCCGAGGACAAAGCCGACGCCGTCAAAGAGTTGCAGCAAGGCGGCAAGCGCATCGTCGGCATGGTCGGCGACGGCATCAACGACGCCCCTGCGCTGGCTCAGGCCGACCTGGGCATCGCCATCGGCACCGGCACCGACGTCGCCATCGAGTCGTCCGACATCACGCTCGTCTCCGGCGATATCAAAGGCGTGCGCCGAGCCGTCGAGCTGTCGCGCAGCACCTACTCGAAGATCAAGCAGAACCTGTTCTGGGCCTTTGTCTACAACACGCTTCTGGTCCCCGTGGCCGCCTTCGGCTTCCTCATCCCGGCGATGGCCGCCGGCGCGATGGCGCTCTCCAGCGTGAGCGTGGTGAGCAACTCGCTTCTGCTCAAGCGCCGCAAGATTGCGTGA
- the galU gene encoding UTP--glucose-1-phosphate uridylyltransferase GalU yields MNTKQVRKAVIPVAGFGTRLLPVTKSVPKELLPIVDVPAIQVIVEECIESGIEEVVFITGRGKGGIEDHFDYHYELEKLLEERGKYEELEKVRKISGMIRTIAVRQKKPLGLGHAIYCAREVIGDEHFMVLLPDDIISSDPPCTREMIDVFEKYGQAVVSLLEVPAEETNRYGIVAGESWAPGLHRIRTLIEKPEPEIAPSQLAIIGRYLLPPIIFDYLAEAKPDESGEIQLTDALSRLARERAIVGYEFTGMRHDIGDKLGFLTANISYALRHEEIGEKLKEYLRRKFEKGDI; encoded by the coding sequence ATGAACACCAAACAGGTACGCAAGGCCGTCATTCCGGTGGCCGGCTTCGGAACACGTCTGCTGCCGGTGACCAAGTCGGTACCCAAAGAACTCCTGCCCATCGTCGACGTGCCCGCCATTCAGGTCATCGTCGAGGAGTGCATCGAGTCGGGCATCGAAGAGGTCGTCTTCATCACCGGCCGCGGCAAAGGCGGCATCGAAGACCACTTCGACTACCACTACGAGCTCGAGAAGCTGCTCGAAGAGCGCGGCAAATACGAGGAGCTCGAGAAGGTGCGAAAGATCAGCGGGATGATCCGCACCATCGCCGTGCGTCAGAAAAAGCCGCTCGGCCTGGGCCACGCCATCTACTGCGCACGCGAGGTCATCGGCGACGAGCACTTCATGGTGCTCCTGCCCGACGACATCATCTCGAGCGACCCGCCGTGCACCCGTGAGATGATCGACGTGTTCGAGAAATACGGCCAGGCGGTCGTCAGCCTGCTGGAGGTGCCCGCCGAGGAGACCAATCGCTACGGTATCGTCGCCGGCGAATCGTGGGCGCCGGGCCTGCACCGCATCCGCACGCTCATCGAGAAGCCCGAGCCGGAGATTGCACCGTCGCAGCTGGCCATCATCGGCCGCTATCTGCTGCCGCCGATCATCTTCGACTACCTCGCCGAGGCCAAGCCCGACGAGTCGGGCGAAATCCAGCTCACCGACGCCTTGTCGCGCCTGGCGCGCGAGCGGGCCATCGTGGGCTACGAGTTCACCGGCATGCGCCACGATATCGGCGACAAGCTCGGCTTTTTGACGGCGAATATCAGCTACGCGCTGCGCCACGAAGAGATCGGCGAGAAGCTCAAAGAGTACCTGCGCCGCAAGTTCGAGAAGGGAGATATCTAA
- a CDS encoding phosphatidate cytidylyltransferase: protein MEKKRSNLVTRVLTAIVAIPLLLAIIFMAPPWGTFLLVAFAGMASVWEYCSITYGDENRLAKVVSVLVAAGISAVLYFVSEWFVEATAVAFLLIFIVFLFSYDDQERVSHQIGSSITGILYGGVVLTTLSLLVRDAGIAGPYWILMAMGVTWGSDTGAYFAGRAFGKHKLYEAVSPNKTIEGSLGGIAASIGFGFLFNYLFSFDAAWTSLEVWQVLVMAIPANILAQLGDLSESLIKRAHGIKDSGNILPGHGGMLDRIDGLIFASPWFYIFFTHFVL from the coding sequence ATGGAAAAAAAGCGTTCCAATCTCGTTACGCGGGTGCTCACGGCGATCGTCGCCATCCCACTCTTGTTGGCGATCATCTTTATGGCGCCGCCATGGGGCACGTTCTTGCTGGTGGCCTTCGCCGGCATGGCCTCGGTGTGGGAGTACTGCAGCATCACCTACGGCGACGAGAATCGCCTGGCCAAGGTCGTCTCGGTGCTGGTCGCCGCGGGCATCTCCGCGGTGCTCTACTTTGTGTCCGAGTGGTTCGTCGAGGCCACCGCGGTCGCTTTCTTGCTGATTTTCATCGTCTTTTTGTTCAGCTACGACGACCAGGAACGCGTCAGCCACCAGATCGGCTCGAGTATCACCGGAATCCTGTACGGCGGAGTGGTGTTGACCACACTGTCGCTGCTCGTGCGTGATGCGGGCATTGCGGGGCCCTACTGGATTTTGATGGCCATGGGCGTGACGTGGGGCTCGGATACGGGCGCCTACTTCGCGGGCCGCGCCTTCGGAAAGCACAAGCTGTACGAGGCGGTCAGCCCCAACAAGACCATCGAGGGCTCGCTGGGCGGCATCGCCGCGAGCATCGGCTTTGGGTTTTTGTTCAACTACCTGTTTTCCTTCGACGCGGCATGGACCAGCCTCGAGGTATGGCAGGTGCTGGTGATGGCGATTCCGGCCAATATCTTGGCGCAGCTCGGCGACCTGAGTGAGAGCCTCATCAAACGAGCTCACGGCATCAAGGACAGCGGAAATATCCTTCCGGGTCACGGCGGCATGCTCGACCGCATCGACGGTCTGATCTTCGCCTCGCCCTGGTTCTACATCTTCTTTACTCATTTCGTGCTCTAA
- the tsaB gene encoding tRNA (adenosine(37)-N6)-threonylcarbamoyltransferase complex dimerization subunit type 1 TsaB yields the protein MSSTEQSWRRVLAIDTATRTQSLALMDGETVLEHSQRKVKFNHGSTLLSHLNQTLAEHKLEVGDLDLIAVGVGPGSFTGLRVGLAIAKSLARAEDIPIVGVSTLAALAYPVAIGHQFAAVCPMYDARRQEVYAGLYAYDESHLTQLEPDRTASPAAMRQKILELASSSRPVIIVGDGPRKYDELADWDMPDVNWETPDVTLMPAWADGPSAVGLAQIGRQKAQHGHLADVASLEPNYIRPTDAELNYKG from the coding sequence ATGAGTAGTACCGAACAGAGCTGGCGGCGCGTGCTCGCCATCGACACGGCCACGCGCACCCAATCCCTGGCCTTGATGGACGGCGAGACCGTCCTCGAGCACTCGCAGCGCAAGGTGAAGTTCAACCACGGCAGCACGCTGCTGAGCCACCTGAACCAGACGCTCGCCGAGCACAAGCTCGAGGTGGGCGACCTCGACCTCATCGCCGTGGGCGTGGGTCCGGGAAGCTTCACCGGCCTGCGCGTGGGCCTGGCCATCGCCAAGTCCCTCGCCCGCGCCGAGGATATCCCCATCGTGGGCGTCTCCACGCTCGCCGCCCTGGCCTACCCGGTGGCCATCGGCCACCAATTCGCCGCCGTCTGCCCGATGTACGACGCCCGCCGCCAGGAGGTCTACGCCGGGCTATACGCCTACGACGAGTCCCACCTGACCCAACTCGAGCCCGACCGCACCGCCTCACCGGCCGCCATGCGCCAGAAAATCCTCGAGCTGGCGAGCTCCTCGCGCCCCGTCATCATCGTGGGCGACGGCCCGCGCAAATACGACGAACTGGCCGACTGGGACATGCCCGACGTCAACTGGGAGACCCCCGACGTCACCCTCATGCCCGCCTGGGCCGACGGCCCCTCGGCGGTCGGCCTCGCCCAAATCGGCCGCCAAAAAGCCCAACACGGCCACCTCGCCGACGTTGCCTCGTTGGAGCCGAATTATATTCGGCCGACCGATGCCGAGTTGAACTACAAGGGTTGA
- the rseP gene encoding RIP metalloprotease RseP, which translates to MSFVYFIILIGVLIFVHELGHFIFAKLFDVKVLRFSIGMGPTLVSYTKGETEYVICALPLGGYVRMLGYELGEVEEIADEDRDRALMMKPIWQRSLIALAGPVFNLILPVVIYFVATMAQGTAPPAVIGEVFAETPAAEVGLQPGDKVVAIDGEEVTYWHELSETIGESYGREIDVTFIRDGERHEVRVEPETKRTTDFMGLREQTYGMLGIHLQPHGTTVGISNPDSPAAKAGLKTFDKIEAVDGEHVERFDEVESKVRQSGGEPLDMVVLHRVPVDPGYARFYAQQVDEITASATKTDDGYELGLEPAEMFVAKVEEDSPAAKAGLQTGDKLVALDGREHSNWSLLNRKITNDVNEKIVELQEEGVEDIEVEPEYELSYERDGETVTTTLAPEVTKFKGQGNQERYRVYIGWGHISERVAAPEVAFPFFPRMAYAAEVSVEQTWEFCEMIVMGFVRMAQGRVSLDNLGGPIMIGELAAEAGKAGWQPFLQMMALISINLGIINLLPIPVLDGGHLLLYALEAVKRGPLSYRTRQIAAYIGIAMIVFLMVLAFKNDIERNWEDIAEWINQE; encoded by the coding sequence ATGAGTTTCGTCTATTTCATCATCCTCATCGGTGTCCTGATCTTCGTCCACGAGTTGGGACACTTCATCTTCGCCAAGCTCTTCGACGTGAAGGTCTTGCGCTTCTCGATCGGGATGGGCCCGACTCTGGTCAGCTACACCAAAGGCGAGACCGAGTACGTGATCTGCGCGCTGCCGCTGGGCGGCTACGTGCGCATGCTCGGCTACGAGCTGGGCGAGGTCGAAGAGATTGCCGACGAGGACCGCGATCGCGCGTTGATGATGAAGCCCATCTGGCAGCGCTCGCTCATCGCGCTGGCCGGCCCGGTCTTCAACCTGATTCTGCCGGTGGTCATCTACTTCGTGGCCACCATGGCCCAGGGCACCGCCCCGCCGGCGGTCATCGGCGAGGTCTTCGCCGAGACGCCCGCCGCCGAAGTCGGCCTGCAGCCCGGCGACAAGGTCGTGGCCATCGACGGCGAGGAAGTCACCTACTGGCACGAACTCTCCGAGACCATCGGCGAGTCGTACGGCCGCGAGATCGACGTCACGTTCATCCGCGACGGTGAGCGCCACGAAGTCCGCGTCGAGCCCGAGACCAAGCGCACCACCGACTTCATGGGCCTGCGCGAGCAGACCTACGGGATGCTCGGCATCCACCTGCAGCCCCACGGCACCACCGTGGGCATCTCCAACCCCGACTCGCCGGCCGCCAAAGCCGGCCTGAAGACCTTCGACAAGATCGAGGCGGTCGACGGCGAGCACGTCGAGCGCTTCGACGAGGTCGAGTCGAAGGTGCGCCAGAGCGGCGGCGAGCCCCTCGACATGGTCGTGCTGCACCGCGTGCCCGTCGACCCGGGCTACGCGCGCTTCTACGCCCAGCAGGTCGACGAAATCACCGCCTCGGCCACGAAGACCGACGACGGCTACGAGCTCGGCCTCGAGCCCGCCGAGATGTTCGTCGCCAAGGTCGAAGAGGACTCGCCGGCGGCCAAGGCCGGCCTGCAGACCGGCGACAAGCTCGTCGCTCTCGACGGGCGCGAGCACTCCAACTGGAGCCTGCTCAACCGAAAGATCACCAACGACGTCAACGAAAAGATCGTCGAGCTCCAGGAAGAAGGCGTCGAGGATATCGAGGTCGAGCCCGAGTACGAGCTCAGCTACGAGCGCGACGGCGAGACCGTCACGACCACGCTCGCCCCCGAGGTCACCAAGTTCAAGGGCCAGGGCAACCAGGAGCGCTACCGCGTTTATATCGGCTGGGGTCACATCTCCGAGCGCGTCGCCGCCCCCGAGGTCGCCTTCCCCTTCTTCCCCCGGATGGCCTACGCCGCCGAGGTGAGCGTCGAGCAGACCTGGGAGTTCTGCGAGATGATCGTCATGGGCTTCGTGCGCATGGCTCAGGGACGCGTCAGCCTCGACAACCTGGGCGGCCCGATCATGATCGGCGAGCTCGCCGCCGAAGCGGGCAAAGCCGGCTGGCAGCCCTTCTTGCAGATGATGGCGCTCATCAGCATCAACCTGGGCATCATCAACCTTTTGCCCATTCCGGTGCTCGACGGCGGCCACTTGCTGTTGTACGCCCTCGAGGCGGTCAAGCGCGGGCCTCTTAGCTACCGCACCCGCCAAATCGCCGCCTATATCGGCATCGCCATGATTGTGTTCTTGATGGTCCTGGCGTTCAAAAACGATATCGAACGCAACTGGGAAGACATCGCGGAATGGATCAACCAAGAATGA
- a CDS encoding NAD-dependent epimerase/dehydratase family protein — translation MTTEQQKPTIVMTGCSGFIGEALIERLSDDYNIVGLDVVGPPEGDVDFVEFDITSDDSVREGLGHVRDEYGDTIASVIHLAAFYDFSGAPSPKYQEITIEGTERLLDTLQDFDVEQFIFTSTMLVHEACEPGQRIDEDSPLEANWPYPESKIEAEQVIEEHRGDIPALILRIAGVYNDEGNSPPIASQIRRIFERRVTANVYPGDLNRGQSFLHLDDLVDAVDAAVERRETLPEHLPILLGEPVVIGYGELQQLIGQELRDGGWNTLRVPKPLAKVGAWIQDRTPIAGDPFIKPWMVDLADDHYALNIDRARKYLGWEPKRSLRDTIPKIIDSLRSDPLAWYERHDFEPPKFLEEKEKERREHAGVPSGPKSEPEGQERPRA, via the coding sequence ATGACCACCGAGCAGCAGAAACCGACAATCGTGATGACCGGATGTAGCGGGTTCATCGGCGAGGCGCTCATCGAGCGTCTGTCGGACGATTATAATATCGTGGGGCTCGACGTGGTCGGCCCGCCCGAGGGTGACGTCGACTTCGTCGAGTTCGACATCACCTCCGACGACAGCGTGCGCGAGGGCCTCGGGCATGTGCGCGACGAATACGGCGACACCATCGCCTCGGTGATCCACCTGGCAGCGTTCTACGACTTTTCGGGAGCGCCCAGCCCCAAATACCAAGAGATCACCATCGAGGGGACCGAGCGTCTGCTCGACACCCTTCAGGACTTCGACGTCGAGCAGTTCATCTTTACGAGCACGATGCTCGTTCACGAGGCGTGCGAGCCGGGGCAGCGCATCGACGAGGACTCGCCGCTGGAGGCCAACTGGCCCTATCCCGAGTCGAAGATCGAGGCCGAACAGGTCATCGAGGAGCACCGCGGCGACATCCCGGCGCTGATCTTGCGCATCGCCGGCGTCTACAACGACGAGGGCAACTCGCCGCCCATCGCCAGCCAGATCCGGCGCATCTTCGAGCGGCGCGTGACCGCCAACGTCTACCCGGGCGACCTGAACCGCGGCCAATCCTTTTTGCACCTCGACGACCTGGTCGACGCGGTCGACGCAGCCGTCGAGCGCCGCGAGACCCTGCCCGAGCACCTGCCCATCTTGCTCGGCGAGCCTGTAGTCATCGGCTACGGTGAGCTCCAGCAACTCATCGGCCAAGAGCTACGCGACGGCGGCTGGAACACCCTTCGCGTGCCCAAACCCCTGGCCAAGGTGGGCGCGTGGATCCAAGACCGCACGCCCATCGCCGGCGACCCGTTCATCAAGCCGTGGATGGTCGATCTGGCCGACGATCACTACGCGCTCAACATCGACCGGGCGCGCAAATACCTGGGCTGGGAGCCCAAGCGCAGTCTGCGCGACACGATCCCCAAGATCATCGACTCGCTGCGCAGCGACCCGCTCGCCTGGTACGAGCGCCACGACTTCGAGCCGCCGAAGTTTTTGGAGGAAAAAGAAAAGGAACGCCGCGAGCATGCAGGCGTTCCCAGTGGCCCCAAGAGTGAACCCGAGGGACAAGAGCGACCGCGCGCGTGA